CCTGCGCAATGGCGGCGAGGGCCAGGCGCACCGCCAGATCGCTCTTGCCGCTCGCGGTGGGCCCTGCGATGAGCGCGAGCGGCGGCCGTTCGCCGCGGGTTTCCGGAGATGTCGCAGTGCTCATCGCGCGGTTGATAGCAGACCCGCACAACCTGGAAACACGGCTCGACGCGGCGATCGCGGCGCTGGAGGGCGCGGGGCTGCGGGTGGCCGAAGCGGCGATGCTCGATTTCTGCGGCGACGTGCTGGAGCTTTCCCTGCCCGAAGGCGATCCGCGCGTGCTGCGCCGGGTGATCGACGATCATTTCGCGCCGGTGGACGTGCTCGTCTCTCCACACGAAATCACCGCGCCGCGCGTGTTCGTCTCGGACATGGATTCGACGATGATCGGCCAGGAATGCATCGACGAGCTGGCGGATTTCGCGTCGCTGAAGGACCAAGTTTCCGCCATCACCGAACGGGCGATGCTGGGCGAACTTGATTTCGCCAGCGCGCTCGGCGAGCGGGTGGGGCTGCTGGGCGGGATGGCGGAAAGCGCGATCGAATCCTGCCTGGCGGAGCGCATCCGCCCTATGGACGGCGCGGGCACCCTCGTCGCCACGCTGAAGGCGCGGGGATGCCGCAGCGTGCTGGTGACGGGCGGCTTCCACCATTTCGCCGATCCCGTGGCGGGACAACTGGGGTTCGACCGCGTGGTCGCCAATCGACTCGGCGTCGCCGACGGTGCACTCACCGGTGCGCTCGCCGGCGGGATCGTGGACAGCGCCGTCAAGCGCCAGGTCCTGCTGGACGAAGTCGCGCAGCTGGGCGGGGATGTCACGAGCCTCGCCACCGGGGACGGAGCGAACGACATTCCGATGATCGAAGCCGCGACCTGGGGGATCGCCTACCACGCCAAGCCAAAAGCCCGCGCTGCGGCTGACGGAACGGTCGATCGGGGGGACCTCACCGCAATTCTCTCGCTTTTGGGAATTCCAAGAAGCGATTGGATTGCGAAATAGGAACTCTCTTTGCGTGGCCTGGTGACGGCGCTATATTGACATGAATGTCAGTAAACGGCTCTCGATGACCGACCTGCAACCGATCCCGAATGCCGAGGCCGGTTCCGCATGCGCCGCGGACGGCACCCTGTTTCGCAATCCCGCCCGGCCGGAACCGAAGCGCGATATCCGCCGCGCCCTTCGCAAGT
This region of Tsuneonella aeria genomic DNA includes:
- the serB gene encoding phosphoserine phosphatase SerB yields the protein MLIARLIADPHNLETRLDAAIAALEGAGLRVAEAAMLDFCGDVLELSLPEGDPRVLRRVIDDHFAPVDVLVSPHEITAPRVFVSDMDSTMIGQECIDELADFASLKDQVSAITERAMLGELDFASALGERVGLLGGMAESAIESCLAERIRPMDGAGTLVATLKARGCRSVLVTGGFHHFADPVAGQLGFDRVVANRLGVADGALTGALAGGIVDSAVKRQVLLDEVAQLGGDVTSLATGDGANDIPMIEAATWGIAYHAKPKARAAADGTVDRGDLTAILSLLGIPRSDWIAK